A segment of the Capricornis sumatraensis isolate serow.1 chromosome 8, serow.2, whole genome shotgun sequence genome:
AACATTCACAGTACTATTCACAGTACTATTATATACTAAGTACTAGTCACATTGTGTAAGTCAAACTATTCAAATATTGCTGTTTTTGCTACTttagaatatttataataaattcttattaaatattatataatatattattatataatatatactttatattattttaaataataatatataaaattacatatcatgttattaataaataataataaaaatataataaataaagtgAAGTGCCTATAAATGGCACTTCACTTTTCAGGTTAGTTAAATCACAAGCTCACCTGAAGGTAAAACAAAGCCGACTCTACTTGTGGtaggtttttgttcttttttcccacCTTGGATACTACCATAATATctgaaattagaaacaaaattatAGGAGCAACATTGTATTAGCATGTAATTGAAACAAATGCTCTCCAATaagagaatggataaactgtagcttagttggtaaagaatctgcctgcaatgcaggagacctgggtttgatcttgggtcgggaaaatcccctggagaaggaaatggcaacccactccagtattcttgcctggagaatcgcatagacagaggagcctgccaggctacagtccatggggtcacaagaattggacaggacttagcgactaaaccatcacTAATACAAAGGAAATACTATCTAACAGTGAAAATAAGTGAACTAAATATACACTGTATCTGTAGGGAACAATCTCCCAAGTATAACATTGAGTGGGGGGAAGAAAGATTGTAGCTAGCTCATTTTACAAAgattaaaatatatgcaaaaccaTTCCCCAATTTGCTTAgggatatataaatataatgaggCTTATAAGCATCAGACCTGGGAGCCAGGTTAGACTGATGGAGGGGTATAAGATGGGTGGGGGTGTGGTTTAGGTGCTGGGGTAGGGATTAGGGGGACTTCGGTAACATTATAAATGTTTCACTTCTTAAACATAGGagttcattatatttttcttgaTAGCTTTTGTAACTTTATCTTAAATAAATTTAAGTGAatgttgcccagtcatgtccgactctgtgaccccatggactgtagcttgccaggcttgtatgtccatggaattctccaggccagaattctggagagggtagctgttcctttcttcaggggatcttcccaacccagggatcgaaccacgtctcccacattgcaggcggattctttaccatctgagccaccagggaagcccaaatacctGTGTATCTTAAATATAggataataaaactttaaaaattgtgttaaaGGAATGTTAAAGACCACTTTATCAACATCTTGAATGATTAGGCATTAAACCAAATCTACAaccattttatttcataataaatgaATTATATGTATACagctatataatttatttacatagcactgttttaagcactttacaaacattaattcatttaatcctcagcaaTTCTGAGGTaagcattttatagatgagaaactgAGACAAAGAGAGATTCAATAATTTGCCCAGCATCACTTAACTActaaatggtatttttaattcaatttgtgtttttcaaagaTTTGGTAAATGTTAAAACTTATTATAGATGATAGTAGTTTCACCCAGTTTTATAGAGGACTCAGAAttctgacagagaaggcaatggcaccccactccaatactcttgcctggaaaatcacatggacgaaggagcctggtgggctgcagtccatggggtcgctaagagtcgactgagcgacttgactttcacttttcactttcatgcattggagaaggaaatggcaacccactccagtgttcttgcctggagaatcccagggacgggggagcttggtgggctgtcatctatggggtcacacagagtcggacacgactgaagcgacttagcagcagcagcagcagaattctgAAGCAAGcacaaataaagctttatttttctgggaataTTGAAAATTGTAGGTTGTGCTGTGCTCCAAGTCATATGACCTTACAAGTGATTGCAGATTATGAAACTGTGTGTAAATTATTAAGAATCCCTCTTTTGATGCCTTTTGTTGTCAGAGCATCTGGAAGTCTTTCAAACCATGTACGTAGAACAACGTTGCTTTCCATGGTTGtaatataataatagtaacaacagTATTACtaatagtattattattattttggagttTGATGTGTGCCTGGAGTGGGCCCTTATGGGAGGGGGAAAAGCAGAAATGTGTGAATTTTTCAAACTTTCTTCGTGGGTGGTCTGTTGGAGGCACTAATTCTATAAGGGGTGAATGGCAGGGAAAGTGAGAATGTTAAAGAAGGCCTTCTTTGTGGTGATGGAGGatcatttccattttgttccagGCTTGCTTGTGCTCTTTCTTGTAGCTCAAGTCCCTGATTTTGGCTCATCTATTCATAATttggtgtgtgcttagtcgctcagccacgtttgactctttgcgaccccacagattataacttgccaggctcctctgtccatgggatttttcaggcaagaatattagagtgagttgccattttcctttccaggggatctttccaacccagggatcaaacccacgtctcctgtatcgCAGAACGATTCTTTCCCTGGCTGAGCCATCGAGAAAGTCCCTGATAATTTGAGGCGGCTGGAACTAGTTCTCCCACTAATTTTTTTGCAGTGCCTAGTTTGTGGTAGGAACTCAGTGATCATGCCTTGGTAATGATAGGtttttagatttaatttttcCGACTACATCAGTGACCTAAGTGGCTCTATATTTCTGGTCATTCACTATATGGAAATTAGGTAcctgatttcttccttttctaggagGCGGCGATATGTTGCGATTTCCTGTTCCAGCCTCATCTTGGTGTTGAGGAGCGTTTCATGCTCTTGAAGCTGCCTTTCAATGCCGCGCCTTACTTGCTGTAGCTCTTTTTCTAGTCCTTCAATCACTGCCTCTAGGTCTTGTAGCTGCATCTGGTAATGTTGCTCACTGGCATGTAGGGAGTTTTCAAGACCCCTTTCCTGTTTTATACAGATCTTCATCAGTGAATCAAGGAAACAAACTGTGTCTCTGAAACCTGATTTGCAATGTCTTCATTCGGTTGAGTTCTTTCTTTAAAAGGTTGCAATAATTGTATAGCACTTATGCAAGAGGTATTTCCTTACAGCTTTAGGTATGGcccaacttttaaaaagttgtctTTTCTATCTACAGCTAGAGAGTTTTCTATTTCCAAGGAAACCTGTGATCATTCTTATGCCCTCCCCCAAAGGAATCTGCAGTATGATTAGTTTATTATCACCCTGATTTATTTGATTTCTTATATATTGAAAAGTATAGAATGTGGAATAGTAAAGCCAGAGCAGACTCCTTATAAAAGGCATTTTTGGAaagtgtttaatatttttctgttagAAGTCTTTGTAACATGGACAAAAGAATCCTCCACTGTTAGGACTTTTGGATAATGACAAAAGCTCTTTTTCCTCATTCTAACATTTAGAGAACCCCAGGGTTTTGGAGTAAGGATTATTTCATTATTGTAAGTGTGAACTAAACCTTCAGTGAACTGATGATCGACATGGCCATGATGGAGGCGGGGCTAGGTCAAATGGATAGAATTCAGTGCcctgatttttagtttttcactgTCCAGTAATGGATATTACTCCTTCCCTCTCCTAATCAGATAACATCTGGGGACTCAACGGGCCATCTGCCTTGAGGTCATTCTCACCACGGCATGGAGAGATTCAATTTCCACTTGCAGGTGGTGCCACTGGCGTCGGGCTTCCTTGAGTTCTGCTTGAGCTGCCTTTAAAGCCTCTTcatctttgtccatttttttgcTTAGATCTTCTTCCAACTAGAAGAAagccaacaacaacaataatagcagcaacaacgacaacaaaaagGGCACTTTTGAAAATGAGACCTTTAAAAGCAGTTATAGACAAATAGTATAGGAAtcaaatcttttttctttaaattacagATGTATGTTCTGgttgctgctcagtcactaatTAAACACATGCGTGAGTTAATTGCACTCGGTTTTCTCAGATGTAAAACGAACCTCGAAAGTCCTTTCCTACCATGACCATCTATGAAATGcagcaaaatacattttaatgagaAGTAAGTTTGCAAGGCCTAAGTTTGAGACCTCTGATTCTTAACTTTCCACTATTTATGGCATCATTAAAGAAGAAAGATAGAATTTAGCTACTAGTTCCCCCTTCCCCCACTTTTTTCTTATAAGCTGCTTTATGAATTGCTTATTTCTGGGACTGGATATATGAACAGGAAGTAAATACTACTagaaaatatattatgaataatttAGAGAGTTAAGTTATCATAGGCATGAGAGATTCTAAAATAGACTTCTATATTAAAAGAATCCACTGTTGATTCACCTTTTTCAAAATGATCTTTTTAGAAGGCATGCTAACTTTGGATATCTAGGATAGTAGCAAAATGGCTTCTTTAAAAACTGCTCTCTAAATGTTCTCATATTAAATAATGAGTTAATTATCTTATATTCAACTGTAAGTGTTCTTATGCTGATTCTGGGATTGAATGAAAGTATCTTTTGACAGAATTCTCAACATTTGGCCCGAAGAACAGTAGGAGCAGTGTATGGAATTGATTGTACTATTTTGAGGCAAAAATTAGAACTTTCTAATGttcatataaaaatacattttaaaacacacaaaaattaatttggtggtacaatagattttttttaaaggaaatattggATTAAATGAAAGTCAATAAAGTATAGTTCAAGGAATTAGATGACAAAATTCATTTGCTGTGTCACTTATCCTTAGTGTTAGGTTGGCAAAACAAAGCAGCAACACGTATTAGAGAAACCGCAAAAGAGGGGGACAAGAACCTCAGAAACGGAAGAGCATAAGAATTCTGATATCTACTGGATTTTGAGTGGGGAGCTGGCAGCTAGGCTTGTGTGGTAGCTAGATTCCGAGATGGCTCTCGGTGAATCAcacctccccaaattcatgtccttgtTTGGTCCTGTTCCATACAATCTGGGATGACTTGTGTCTTGCCTTAGTCAGCAGAATATAGAAGATGTGCCAGTTgtaggccttaggaagccctGACAACTTCCACTTCTGTGCTTTCGGGGGCCCTGGTTATACTTTGGGAGCCTCAGTGCGTAAGAGGTCCAGATACCCTGTTGGAGAGATTGTGTAGAGGCCAGATGGAGAGAAACAGGCCCAGCTGTCTCAGCTGAGCCAGCGTTCCAGAAATGTCCTGCCAAGGTGCCAGACGCAGGAGTAAGCCACGTTGGCTGTCCCAACCTAGTTGTGCCCCAAGATGCCTGTGGTCCCGGCCAATGTCATGCGCGGTGGAGGAATCACCCCCGCTAAACCCAGTTACCCCATAGCAGTATGAAAGACAATACAATTGTCTTTTTAATTCACCAAGTTCTAGAGTGGTTTGTTATATAGCTGTAAATAACTAAAATagcttacatttattttttaataattaagtaATCATGCTTTCTCAAATTTATTCTAGTTGATTTTCTgaattctttgggaaaaaaagaagtccCCTAAAGTAGTTTTATGTTAAAAGGAAACCGAACTTACTGTAATCTTGCTTTTTCACTTTAGTCTTTCAGCATTGTGACTTGTAAACTAAGTAACTTGTATTTCTATTATTGcacaataaaatgtttatttggttTATAATTTTCAGAAATTGTCATCTATTAATTGTTTTCTTCTCCTTGTAAAAGGTGAGTGAATTCTTGCAACACTTCAAATATCTCAGTGAATTTGCTTCATTTGAGATGCTGATCATTCTTTATGAAGACTGAAAATGTTACCTAGAGATTAAATTTATGATATTACTAAAAATGAATTACTAATGCGATAACATCCTATGATTTTCcaacaatatttttttcctttttggtgatGTTCTTAAGTAAACTCTTTGCTGTGTTTGGGTGCTTGGAATAGAACGTGAACTCAGATATGATaggtaaactaaaaaaaaaaaaaaaaccctgaatttCTGAAGCTTTGTTTCTAAAATAGAtgcttttccatttgtttagaGATGAGACCTTAATTAATTGCTAAGGGTGATTGTCATTTTAAAGTGTCTATGAAATGAGGATTTAGCCCTTATTTAATTTGGCTCTTTTTCTAAACAACACTTAAATATTACATGCTTAGTAATAGAGATAAACATTTCTCACCTTTTagtacaaaagcaaaaaaaatctaTAGTCAAAGTGAAAAGTCCTTattgatttggagaattttgattgTCCCAATTTATATCATTGTTTCTGGATACCATGTTCACATACTCACATGACTTCTGTTTGTAACAGTCTGGTATAAAATCAAACTCATGAAAAAATGATAGAAaccttttagaaatattttacttcGTTTCATCTTGCAAAGTGTGCAAGATGATAAGTTCACTATAAAGCTTGTCATTTTAAAGGTGTTATTTAAGTTATTTCTATACGTAAATCCGTGATATCTTCCAAGGGTATCTGAAATGCTTCCTTCCAATAAGATGTCTAAAAGAGGTTACCGTGCATCATTTTATTGTATACTGATCCGATGTTTTGTTAATGACAGTAACCTCATGatttatataaaaatcaaatgcaTCAATCAACATTCATTTAATGGTCATTTAACAGTAATAAACACAGCCTTTCCCCCTATAGTCCCTGTCACATTGCAGTAAAACCTAAATTCCTTCCCCAGTATATGCTGCATTGAAAAGGAAATACTGTACCTCAGAGAGGCCGGGACAGGAATTGGATAGACATGGATTGTCTCCTTATCCTGGAAGATGCCTGTCTGTATGAAATCATTACCTGGATCCTTGTTGAGAGCACGGTCTCTATCTGATTTCTGGTGAGGAGCTTTTCATAGTTTGCCCTGATCTCATTGAGTAGCTGGGACAGCTCCATTCTTTTCCCATCCTCCACCTTGGCTAACAGAACCTTATCGATAGGATGAGTCTCTGCGGCAGAACCTGCTCTGTCTGCATCGCGAGCAGAGAGAGCGCCACGGagtcttaaagatacagagctcCCTTTTTTTCAGAAGCCATGGAAAGCCCTGGGTTTCTCATCAATTATGCAAATATTTAGTAAACCCTTTTCTCCTATTGTTGATCTGGTAGAAGTGTCAGTCTCTCCATAAAGGAACCAAAAAAGGAAGACAGTCTCAGTATTCGTGGATTGGGTCTCTATAAAACTGAGCACATTTGACAGAGGGAAGTTAATATAGCTTGTGGAAAGAAAATGGGGCATAACATGAAgaaaattgtgttttgttttcccaaAATATTACATGAAAATAAACCTGGGCTTAAAACATGGTACCTAAGCTTTTCTTTTATGACTCTCCTCAGCATTTGGATTATTTAAACAGAAATGCTATGGGAGGGCATTAGAATATGTTGTAAACCTTGAATATTCTGACAGTTATGGAAAAAGTGACCATTATATTCAGCTGACGGCTGTCATAAGCTGCAAGATTGACTGATTGTATTTCTCTTAAATACATACTGCTTGACGTGTGGTGGGCGGCTGGCCTGATGGCAGAGTTTGATATATTGAGGTGAATTCCTGAAGGCATATTACAGATGAAGCTATGGCTGGAGATAAGTGCTAATAGAGGATGAGAACTGACAGTTAACATTTCCAACATTTCAACAAGGTTGAAGAAATACAACAAGACAGCCCCTGTGCTGGGTGtgttaagaaataagaaataagataTATTGTCGGATTACTCTTTCATGAGTAAACATAGAGTTGGTGACAACTCCTGCGTACTCACACATTTGTGCAGCTCTTCTAACTTTATAAAGCACCTGTACGTCTGTCATTCTGTTTAATTGTCACAATCCCTGTcattttgtaaactgtaaagaTGATAAGTCTGTGCAGGAGGGGTTAAGGCGTCTTTCCTGAGGTCATATGGTGATTGGTGATGTAATGGCCTCCTTGGGACTGGGCTTTGATCCCTTGGCTGTATTCCAAAATGTCTCTCCCCACCTAAATTCCCTGTTTAGCCTGAAAAGCTGGCTGCTGGCTatgactgaaatattttaaaggctaGATCTATCACTGTTATTTGTAGAGTGGCTTGGCTGAAATCGTATCTGGAGTGTAGTTCAGGAAATAATCGATCTTTGGCTCTGGTGCTCACAGGGCCTTTGAATATACATTATGCTCTTTTAATTTCTGAATTAACTCACTGCTGGCTAGTCCAGTCTGTGCCAGGCATTCTCACAGTCCCCTCCAAACAAAGCCGGGCACCCAGAACTCTTGCTGAGAGGTGAGGTTCCAGGTCATTCCTCTGCTCTGTTTAATTTGGCCCTCGCCTCCTCCACCCTCCCCATTGGTCACAGTGGATTGGTCTAGGGGTGGACACTTTACCCAAGAAGAGTCAATCTGTAGGTCAGAGACCTGTGAGGTAGCCTGGCCCAAAAGCTCTGACTAAAGAGCATTGCTTATGATTATTTAGGCCAAACTGATTCTCTTTTTTGGGTAATTGCAACTGAGAAATGGGAAGAGAAACAGGCATTGATAGTGCAAGGAGAATCAGGAAAGAATTAAACTCTTATTACTTTATGCAGTTCTTGCTAATCTTCGCCTAAAATATAGAGAGCTGAACTAGATTCCAGGCCTGGCAATCTGCATCTGAAATAAACCTCTCAGGTATTTCTACATTATAGCAGTGCTTTCCAATAAAGAAACAGAATGTGGGCCACGAATTTAAACCGCATATGTAATTTAATACTTTCTAGTCATCATatcaaaagagagaaacaagtgaaatgaattttcaaatattttatttaaccttaaATATCTAAGATACATCAtgtagttgttattgttgttcagctgccaagtcgtgtccgactctttgcaaccccatggactgtagcatgccaggcttccccgtccctcaccatctcccagagtttgcccaagttcctgcccattgaactggtgatgtcatgcagccatctcatcctctgtcaccctcttctcactctgccttcaatctttcccagcatcagggtcttttccaatgagttggctctttgtgtcCGATGCCCAAAGTgctagagcttcagtttcagcatcagcccttccaatgaatattcagggttgatttcctttaggattgactggtttgatctctttgctgtccaagggatgctcaagagtctcctccagcaccacagtttgaaagcatcaattctttggcactctgccttctcattaggaaagctataacaaacctagacagtgtgttaaaaagcaaagacatcactttgccaacaaaggtctgtatagtcaaggctatggtctttccagtagtcatgtatggatgtgagatctggaccatataccatataataaatataaagtattAATGAGATAGTTTACATTCTTTATCTGTGATACTGTCTTTGAAATCCAATGAGTATTTTTATGCTCATTTCAATTTGGGCAGGCTACTCTTGAAGTGCTTAGAACCCGCATGGCTAGTAGCTACTGTGTTAAACACTGCAGCTTTAATATTTGGGCCCTGCTGGCCCAGACAAATGGGAGTTCCATGTCTGGAACATTCCACATACATACTAGATTAAAAGAAATAGTGCATGTGAATCATGAAGTCATTTAATTCAAGATCTCAAATGTCACTTTTCAAGGAAAATTTTGCTAATTTGTTGTTAAAAATACTGTCTTTTATTAGAGAAATTGGTAATAATAGTTCACTACATGGATAGCTCATTAAATATTGCTCATTAAATAGCTCTTTAAAGACTATGGCATATATAAAATTGTAAGATCCATGTAACTCTCAGTGCACTAGTTAGAGTTACATACTATTCTTTATGTTTTAGAAATCATAACAGAGTTCAAATAAGCAAGGACCTCCTTCCTTCTTATAGGGATCATCTTGAATCTACTCTAGttgtgagaaaaagaaatcatttggAAATGTTGTGTTTTGTTATTAGAGACAAGTTAATTATAACATAACTCACAAGAACCAAAATGATGTGGTTGAGAACACCAGTTGTAGGGACATTCACGAGAGTGAGCCCCCAGACCCTTCAGAATTAGAACTCAAGACTGAAGGTCATTCATTAATTCAGTTAGTTATTGGATGATTACTGTTTGCACAGAAGTGTGTTGGGTAAAGATAAAGTTCTAGAAGAGTTCTGAAGTGGAGAGGTGACCTTTTGGACCATATTGTGGGGAGAAAAGGTGGAGAAGGAATtgtagaggaaagagaaaaaaaaaagaggggggttcagggtcaGATCATAGAAAAGAGAAGCTACAAAGCCTAGATTTTATTTGGTTGGAAATGGAAAATCATTCCTGGTTTATGAAATGGGAAGTCACACGGTGAGATTAATTGGGGAGGAGTGCAGAAGATTTCAGAGTAAGGACACCAGTTGGAGAACCAGCGTTCGTGAAGAAAGAAGTAAAGTTAATTTCAAAGTTCTGGCTGGGCAATCACAGGAAACTGGATGTGAATAAGGCCATGGGCATAGAGGAGGGGGAGCATGCATGAAATCAGCGAGTTTTAGCAAGTGGCAACTGATTttgaagggaagaggaggagagggcaaAGATGATACAGATTtacactctctgcaactagaacATGCATGCTTCTCTCCCAGGTTTCGAGTGAATCCCTGGGACTGGCCACCAATTGAGGGTCCTTGGCTTTGagcaggaaagaattcaagagcgAGCCATAGTTATGttgaaaaacaaagtgaaaatgttagatgctcagttgtgtctgacgctttgcgatcccatggactgtagcccaccaggctcctctgtccatgggattttccaggcaagaatactggagtgggtagtcatttcctttttcaggggatcttcctgagccaggaattgaacccaggtctcctatgttgagggcagattctttactctctgagccaccagggaagctcacaaaGTGAGATGAAAGCaggtttatttagagagatacacaTTCTATAGACAGAAAGCAGTCTGTGTGAGAAGTGAGAAGAGCTCTGAAATGTGGGATATTtagtttttatgtgtgtgtgtgtgtgtgtgtgtgtgtgtgtgtgt
Coding sequences within it:
- the KRT222 gene encoding keratin-like protein KRT222 — translated: MELSQLLNEIRANYEKLLTRNQIETVLSTRIQLEEDLSKKMDKDEEALKAAQAELKEARRQWHHLQVEIESLHAVERGLENSLHASEQHYQMQLQDLEAVIEGLEKELQQVRRGIERQLQEHETLLNTKMRLEQEIATYRRLLEKEEIRYYGSIQGGKKEQKPTTSRVGFVLPSAIINEISFSTKVPQKYEDEKVETVTKQAILNGNIVKESTEAHGTIQTEKVDEVIKEWEGSFFKDNPRLRKKSVSLRFDLHLAATDEGCSQTKQDNLPDIEVRLIMRRSCSIPSIKRPSTTN